One genomic window of Phoenix dactylifera cultivar Barhee BC4 chromosome 6, palm_55x_up_171113_PBpolish2nd_filt_p, whole genome shotgun sequence includes the following:
- the LOC103717807 gene encoding calcium-dependent protein kinase 20-like yields MGNCCAVPVDPSEKKRRKKEKKPNPFSIDYSRGPSQGGKLVVLRDPTGRDIESRYELGRELGRGEFGITYLCTDKETGEVIACKSISKKKLRTAVDIEDVRREVEIMRHLPRHPNIVSLKDTYEDDNAVHLVMELCEGGELFDRIVARGHYTERAAAVVTRTIVEVVQMCHKHGVMHRDLKPENFLFANKKEASPLKAIDFGLSVFFKPGERFNEIVGSPYYMAPEVLKRNYGPEVDVWSAGVILYILLCGVPPFWSETEQGVAQAIIRSVIDFKRDPWPKVSDNAKDLVRRMLDADPKRRLTAQQVLDHPWLQNAKKAPNVSLGETVRARLQQFSVMNKFKKRALRVVAEHLSVEEVADIKEMFGKMDVNNNGKITLGELKNGLHRLGHQIADADVQILMEAADVDGDGTLDYGEFVAVSIHLKKIGNDEHLRKAFAYFDQNNSGYIEIAELKNALADDLGPNHEEVINAIIHDVDTDKDGRISYEEFATMMKAGTDWRKASRQYSRERFNSLSLKLMKDGSLQLTSEGR; encoded by the exons ATGGGGAATTGCTGCGCCGTGCCTGTTGATCCctcggagaagaagaggaggaagaaggagaagaagccgAATCCCTTCTCGATAGATTACAGCCGGGGTCCCTCACAGGGTGGCAAGCTCGTTGTCCTCAGAGATCCCACCGGTCGGGACATCGAAAGCCGGTACGAGCTCGGCCGGGAGCTCGGCAGGGGGGAGTTCGGCATCACCTATCTCTGCACCGATAAGGAGACAGGGGAGGTCATTGCTTGCAAGTCCATCTCCAAGAAGAAGCTGAGGACCGCCGTCGACATCGAGGACGTGCGGCGGGAGGTGGAGATCATGAGGCATTTGCCGAGGCATCCCAATATTGTGAGCCTCAAGGACACCTACGAGGATGACAACGCCGTCCACCTGGTGATGGAGTTGTGCGAGGGAGGAGAGCTGTTCGACCGGATCGTCGCGAGGGGGCACTATACTGAACGGGCGGCCGCAGTGGTCACCCGGACCATCGTCGAGGTCGTGCAG ATGTGCCACAAGCATGGAGTGATGCACCGTGATCTCAAACCTGAGAATTTTTTGTTTGCTAACAAGAAGGAAGCATCCCCACTCAAGGCAATCGACTTTGGGTTGTCTGTATTTTTCAAACCTG GTGAGCGCTTCAATGAGATTGTGGGAAGTCCTTATTACATGGCCCCAGAGGTTCTAAAGCGAAATTATGGTCCAGAAGTAGATGTATGGAGTGCTGGGGTTATCCTATACATTCTTCTTTGTGGTGTACCACCATTTTGGTCAG AAACTGAACAAGGTGTTGCTCAGGCAATTATCCGTTCTGTCATAGACTTTAAAAGAGATCCATGGCCTAAAGTTTCCGATAATGCCAAAGACCTTGTAAGGCGGATGCTTGATGCAGATCCCAAGCGGCGGTTAACAGCTCAACAAGTGCTTG ACCATCCTTGGTTGCAGAATGCTAAAAAGGCACCAAATGTTTCTCTAGGTGAAACTGTTCGTGCAAGACTCCAACAGTTCTCTGTAATGAACAAATTTAAAAAGAGAGCTCTAAGG GTGGTAGCTGAACATTTATCTGTGGAGGAAGTTGCAGACATAAAGGAAATGTTTGGGAAGATGGACGTAAATAACAATGGGAAGATCACGCTGGGAGAGTTGAAAAATGGTTTGCATAGGCTTGGGCACCAGATTGCGGATGCAGATGTTCAGATATTAATGGAAGCT GCTGATGTTGATGGTGATGGTACCCTGGACTATGGAGAATTTGTTGCTGTATCAATTCACTTGAAGAAGATAGGAAATGATGAGCATCTGCGCAAAGCCTTTGCCTACTTTGATCAAAACAATAGTGGATATATAGAAATTGCAGAACTGAAGAATGCCTTAGCTGATGATTTGGGTCCAAATCATGAGGAAGTCATTAACGCCATCATCCATGATGTGGATACTGACAAG GATGGCAGGATAAGTTACGAGGAGTTTGCAACGATGATGAAGGCTGGCACAGATTGGAGAAAGGCATCAAGGCAGTATTCACGGGAGCGGTTCAATAGCCTCAGCTTAAAGCTGATGAaggatggatctttgcagctaaCAAGTGAGGGTAGATGA